A stretch of DNA from Arachis hypogaea cultivar Tifrunner chromosome 19, arahy.Tifrunner.gnm2.J5K5, whole genome shotgun sequence:
agttctataaatattctattaagtgacttttttaaataaatgaaatTTATACTTTTACTTatgtttttcaaattatttacatttttgcactttattatttacttctgaaaactaaaaaaatatttgcaATACAGTTTGGATTATCTTGGTTTAGTTTATTTTTCAATCTTATTCAAACGATAATGATATTTATTgtattgatttaatttaaatttaatttttactccTATCTTATTCAAATCATTGttatttggattggattggattggattagttgattcaattttaaaaaaaaaacatcattcaaaatgtttaaataaaaaacttttaaaatttaaaatttgtatacaatataatttaaattacaaaaattcaaaactttGAAATTTGATTGGTTTATGTCcatccaaattttaaatttttaaaattttgtaatttaaaatgttcaataatttttttaaatgtcaATAAATTGATCAAACCTAAATCACAATAGTTAAATTAGATTGgatgaaaaaataaattcaaattaatacaATACAAATTCTTATCATTTAAATCAAAATTGATTcgattgaaaaataaaatgaaatcaatataatccaaattttaataaattatattgattttatcttttaaatagttCAATTGGAAACTGGCGTTAAAACGGTCCGGTCATCCTCTAAAAACTGTCCCTTCGCGAACCACTGCAAAACCTCTGAACGGGCCGGAAACCTGCTGGTTTGACCGGACCACGGGTCTCCAAAAACGGCGCcgttttaaatataaaaaaaaaccaacGTTGCCTTTACTCACCACCCAGTCACCCCCAACACTAACCTAGGCTCTCTCTGCATTCTGCAACGGTTCTGCCGCAGTCCGTGCCGTCGGCGCCGTCCGTGGCCAGGCCCTCTCTTGTAGCTCGGCGTTCTGCTTCCCCCTTTCATCCGTCCATCCTCTGTGGCTTCTCTGTTTTGTTGGCTTGGAGCAGCTTGCCGCCGTGTCGCCGCTCGCCGACGTCTCCCTGGTCGCCGTCCGTGTCTCCGTCGAAGGTTAGTGTCACTGCTTTGTGCTTTCACTTTTTCGGTTCTTGTTCGTGTCTCCGTCTTCTCTCCCTAGAGCCTCTGTTTGCTGATTTTTAATGTGAAATGGTGAAATTGCTAATTTGCTGATTTTGAGCTGctgctttttctttaatttctgaaagttttgttgaaatttttttgctgctgataaaaatgaaaatgaaatcattattgaaatttttgtttagggattagggattacttgttgctgttttggaatgtttgttgaaatttcaggtttagtgtgattagggattacttgttgcTATTGAAATTTCAGGTTCAGTGTGATTAGGGAAAAATGGGAACAGACGAAACCCACTGAATTTCTGTAACAAAAGAAAAGGGGAAAATGGGGTTAGCGATTAGAGCTTAGGGCattgaaggattggatgaaaaagATGAAACTTTTGGAACCTTTGGTTTGTGGGTATGTGAGAGTTGGAAAGGGATTGAATCGGGAGAGAGGAAAAATTGGGGTTTGGCGATGAACCGGtacataaaattggtaccaaattTGTCAGTAACAACTCTTTTGGGGAGTTCTactatttgaagttgaaattaagTTTTTTGTGGCCATCCTCTTCTCATGctgttaaattatataattatataattacacATCATATTCCAGTAAGATTTTGTGGCCACCGGATGTACTAAAACATTTACAGTGATACTACTACCAATCTACCATGCCTTCTCTGTTCGACTTCATTAGCTAGTAACTATCTTTTCATGTTATTATTACTCAACATTTGTAAATAATTGTAATGCAAACAGGGCTTCATTGAACTGTAATTATATTTAATTGATTGTTTTGGGGCTAAAGGGTTAAAGTTCTTACTTCTTAGTTGATGTATGTAGTTGTCATAATAATTTTGACAGCTTTATATTATGTAACTCTGTCCACTAACTTCTAGTTTATGTGAAAACCGCTCTCACGTTTGGTTTATTCATCATTTCTTGGAATATACGTTTAAAATTTCTTGGTTTATGTGACGTTGAAGGACTTAACTTGTTTGGTTTCGTTTCGCAGGGTTGGGTAGTTTTCGCCGAAAATGCCGTCTCTTCAAACAGCACTGCCTCCTGAGCTGGCCAACAATGCCATTAGGGTCACTGACTAAACTTTCTGATGCTTCCTTTTTAGTGGAATCTATGTGCTTGTGTTTGAAATTTGGGACCTTTTTCTTTGCTGATAAAAATATCTGCTTTTTTTGTTTGTTCAGCTTTACCGTGAATGCCTACGAAGAGCTAAGTATATTGGCCATCGGGTACGTGATCTTCTCGCTTTTAGAAATGATGGGTTTCTTGTGTAGCCATGGTGAATTTTATTGCTGAGGAAAATTAACATTAGTGTCTCAAGTTTGCGATCTATGTTTTCAAAAAACATTTTATTTGATGCTCACTACTATTGTATGTAAAGATTCAACATGTAGGATGACTGCATGTTGATTCAGTATATAATCTTCGTGGttattcaaagaagaagaaagtaatatAGTACTAGTATTATGTGGCTTCTAAACATATGAGATGCTTTACCTTTTTCATTAAGGGAACTCACATCACATAGTATTTAGCCCATGATGAGAGTAGTTGAGCAAAAGAAAATTATAACATCAACGGTGGATTGCATATTTGTTGGTTGAGTATTATATTTAATACATTCATATAACTGATCCGTCTTGTTAATATTTAATGCGTTAAGTAAATAGGATAATAGGAGTATGTCTGAAGAAATTTGTCTTCTTTGAGTTTGAAGTGCGATTGTACTTTTAAAGGTGCACAATTTTAATTCTGATGAAAGCTTAATGAGCATCACACATGTATGTTTCAtccgtttttctttttttcattcacATTACCTATGATCATGGTATTCTTGTTTATACTGGTTAACGTCCTTTCACGGCTAGTAGTGTACTCCCTCCAGATTTGTGCTAGATATCTAATATGCATGttagaaagataagatttatGAAATTGATTACATTGTGTATTTGCATGCAATTGCAGCAACATAACACACAGCTTCTTGTTGATATGGTGAGACAACAGTTTAAGCAAAACATGCACGAGACAGATCCTGAAAAGATTCAGCAGTTAAAGGATAAGTAAGGATGTGCTTTAATATAGTGTATCCATGTTGACTGTTGAGCAAGTATTCTAGATTCCTcgcttttttcttctttaattccagCAGATAATACACGGCTGATATCAACATGAACATGAATGTGGGAGTTATTACTGATATGCATACCACCAGTGATTCTGGGTGCAAAATGATATATTATTTCCCTTGGTTTTGCAGTGCAGCAAGGGGACTTATCAACCACATACTATATGAGTCAGAGCAACTATCTGGTCGTAAATTTAGCAAGAGTCCTAAAGCAGTTTAGTTGGCTCTGTTCTTAATGATTCAATCCCTTCATCAATGCAAGGTTTGGCAGATCATCCATTGGCCGAACCTTCCAAAGGGCTGGAGAGATTGTTATAttcgtgaaaaaaataaaataaaattgt
This window harbors:
- the LOC112776496 gene encoding uncharacterized protein yields the protein MPSLQTALPPELANNAIRLYRECLRRAKYIGHRQHNTQLLVDMVRQQFKQNMHETDPEKIQQLKDNAARGLINHILYESEQLSGRKFSKSPKAV